In Shewanella sp. VB17, a single genomic region encodes these proteins:
- a CDS encoding methyl-accepting chemotaxis protein has product MDFFRELSIRFKILLIPIVGAAGFCFYLGISMSSMSNIVSSLDNAYRIEYQLLQTSEYSLVRLDKISVTLGNSVTLSEVELLEVANNYADEIRTKIQVNINTDKNNAVFLQSLITDFDEYYHEAYGLSKDMVDGTADFSKIGQRSKDMSVKLLALQSKLSKFQSERSDSFNYAFESVSEQAESTSMIGVIVGSITIVLLFAVSVPIASAIRSNLKGIIDSMQNIAQENGDLTVRLSTKSKDEIGDLVFWFNSFIEKLQGVIKDVVDIAKPLAETSNSIQSLSKQTIVIFARQSDSIVQSRESVEEMNQSVASITTNAAEAASSAKNASVDADKGKQVVEHTVKGIRELSKNVNESAQTIIQLQEDTNRVNVVLEVIKGIAEQTNLLALNAAIEAARAGEQGRGFAVVADEVRNLASRTQESTEEINQMLDQLKTAASKAVSMMENSRSSVEMSVESVNEAGDSLLAITEAVQTITEMNGSIALATEQQHQVSGLIVGHVEEIQHCADEASEASSTIANVSNQLAELAGELENVTCQFKV; this is encoded by the coding sequence TTGTTTCTTCCTTAGATAATGCATATCGAATCGAATATCAGCTATTACAAACATCAGAATATAGCTTGGTTCGATTAGATAAAATAAGTGTGACTCTCGGTAATTCAGTCACATTATCTGAAGTTGAGTTGTTGGAGGTAGCGAATAATTATGCTGATGAAATACGGACTAAAATACAGGTAAATATTAATACAGACAAAAATAATGCTGTATTTTTACAATCGTTAATTACAGATTTTGATGAGTATTATCATGAAGCTTACGGTCTATCAAAAGATATGGTTGATGGGACTGCTGATTTTTCTAAAATTGGTCAACGTAGTAAAGACATGTCTGTTAAGTTGCTGGCTTTGCAGAGTAAACTTAGTAAGTTTCAAAGCGAACGTTCAGATTCATTTAATTATGCATTTGAATCGGTTAGCGAGCAAGCTGAATCAACGTCTATGATTGGTGTTATTGTTGGAAGTATCACGATTGTACTTTTATTTGCTGTGTCTGTTCCTATTGCTAGCGCGATTCGTTCGAATTTAAAAGGGATCATTGACTCAATGCAAAACATTGCACAAGAAAATGGTGATTTAACCGTTAGATTATCGACTAAGAGCAAAGATGAAATTGGTGATTTAGTTTTTTGGTTTAATAGTTTTATTGAAAAATTACAAGGAGTGATAAAAGACGTCGTTGATATTGCCAAACCATTAGCTGAAACCTCCAATTCGATTCAATCATTATCGAAGCAGACAATCGTTATTTTTGCTCGTCAATCAGACAGTATCGTACAATCTCGAGAATCTGTAGAAGAGATGAACCAAAGTGTTGCAAGTATTACAACCAATGCAGCTGAAGCTGCTTCATCAGCTAAAAATGCCAGTGTTGATGCTGATAAAGGTAAGCAAGTCGTTGAGCATACAGTAAAAGGGATCCGCGAATTATCAAAAAATGTGAATGAATCTGCTCAAACAATTATTCAATTACAAGAAGATACGAATAGGGTGAATGTTGTACTTGAAGTGATTAAAGGTATTGCAGAGCAAACAAACTTATTGGCTTTAAATGCTGCAATAGAGGCAGCAAGAGCCGGGGAGCAGGGAAGAGGTTTTGCTGTTGTTGCTGATGAAGTAAGAAACTTAGCATCAAGAACTCAGGAATCTACAGAAGAAATTAATCAAATGCTTGATCAGTTAAAAACAGCGGCCAGTAAAGCGGTGTCGATGATGGAAAATTCAAGATCCAGTGTAGAAATGAGCGTTGAAAGCGTTAATGAGGCTGGAGACAGTTTATTAGCGATAACAGAGGCAGTTCAAACAATCACTGAGATGAATGGTTCAATAGCGCTTGCAACAGAGCAGCAGCATCAAGTTTCCGGTTTAATAGTTGGCCATGTAGAAGAAATTCAGCATTGTGCTGATGAAGCATCCGAAGCATCTTCAACGATTGCTAATGTAAGTAATCAATTAGCGGAGTTAGCTGGTGAGTTAGAAAATGTGACTTGCCAGTTTAAAGTCTAA
- a CDS encoding porin gives MKTLCKSIALISILISGASQAEVVLNGFANIVAGMTSSSDEELYDFDDSLDFETGSLLAIQASSDLGNGLGVTAQIMSRGVDNWEANFEWAFVSYDATDNLRFLLGKQRVPFYMYSDYLDVSYAYPWITPPEGVYSVAFDTFEGLGAIYSDEFVGFDTTIQVIYGSNTEDISLGEGPVEPDFKDLMGLAVTVNKNWLTLRAAYLQSDMNAPFFDGLANGWNLAGFPDIADNIAIESDTGKFVEFGFQLDFDNFIAVGEFTRLTLDGTTLANQDSYFILGGYKISDLLIHVTYGADENERDNFASNAPSIPGLSVPTQGLIASQQRESNYTTVGARWDFHPSAALKLEYTDFSDDTNSSRDAGLFRTAIVTVF, from the coding sequence ATGAAAACTCTATGCAAGTCTATCGCACTCATCAGTATATTAATCAGTGGAGCTTCTCAAGCTGAAGTTGTCCTGAATGGCTTTGCTAATATCGTTGCAGGAATGACCAGTTCGAGTGATGAAGAGCTATATGATTTTGATGATTCGTTAGATTTTGAAACGGGTTCTTTACTTGCTATTCAAGCCAGTAGCGATTTAGGCAATGGGCTCGGTGTTACCGCGCAAATTATGTCAAGGGGGGTGGATAACTGGGAGGCAAACTTTGAATGGGCATTCGTGAGTTACGATGCTACTGATAATTTACGTTTTTTATTAGGTAAACAACGAGTGCCATTTTATATGTACTCAGATTATTTAGATGTTTCCTATGCTTATCCTTGGATCACGCCACCAGAAGGTGTGTATAGTGTTGCTTTTGATACATTTGAAGGCTTAGGTGCTATATATAGCGATGAATTTGTTGGTTTTGATACTACTATTCAAGTGATTTATGGCAGTAATACAGAAGATATTAGTCTTGGTGAGGGACCCGTTGAACCGGATTTTAAAGATTTAATGGGGTTGGCGGTTACTGTGAATAAAAACTGGCTCACATTACGTGCTGCATACCTTCAATCTGACATGAATGCGCCATTTTTTGACGGCTTAGCCAATGGCTGGAATTTAGCAGGTTTTCCTGATATTGCTGATAATATCGCGATAGAAAGTGATACTGGTAAATTTGTCGAATTTGGTTTTCAGCTTGATTTTGACAATTTTATTGCTGTTGGTGAATTTACTCGCTTAACCTTAGATGGGACGACTTTGGCAAATCAAGATTCTTACTTTATTCTGGGGGGGTATAAGATAAGCGATTTGCTTATTCATGTTACTTATGGCGCTGATGAAAATGAAAGAGACAATTTTGCCAGTAATGCTCCATCAATACCTGGTCTTAGCGTACCAACACAAGGTCTTATTGCCTCACAGCAGAGGGAAAGCAATTATACTACAGTGGGCGCTCGTTGGGATTTTCACCCTTCAGCTGCTTTAAAATTAGAATATACTGATTTTTCTGATGATACTAATAGCAGTCGAGACGCAGGATTGTTCAGAACAGCAATAGTCACAGTGTTTTAG
- the gorA gene encoding glutathione-disulfide reductase — translation MSQHFDYICLGAGSGGIASANRAAMRGAKVLLIEAKALGGTCVNVGCVPKKVMWYGAQVAEALHLYAKDYGFDVTINKFDWNTLVTSREAYIDRIHGSYDRGLENNKVTLVRGYGRFVNERTIEVDGQEYTADHILIATGGAPSIPNIPGAEYGIDSDGFFALREQPKRVAVIGAGYIAVELAGVLHSLGSETHLFVRKHAPLRSFDPMLSEALIESMATDGPTLHTNSTPKSVTKNSDGSLTLTLENETIAEVDTVIWAIGRTPSTGNIGLENTQVKRNDRGYIVVDEQQNTTNSGIYSVGDIIEGGVELTPVAVKAGRLLAERLFNGMDDAKMDYSLIPTVVFSHPAIGTMGLSEPEAIAQYGTEQVKCYNSSFTSMYTAVTAHRQACKMKLVCAGPEEKVVGIHGIGLGMDEILQGFGVAMKMGATKAQFDAVVAIHPTGAEEFVTLR, via the coding sequence ATGTCCCAACATTTTGACTATATCTGTCTTGGCGCTGGTAGCGGTGGTATCGCATCAGCAAACCGTGCGGCAATGCGCGGTGCTAAAGTACTACTCATCGAGGCTAAAGCCCTAGGTGGAACCTGCGTTAACGTAGGTTGTGTCCCTAAAAAGGTAATGTGGTATGGCGCACAAGTAGCCGAAGCTTTACATTTATATGCTAAAGATTATGGCTTCGATGTCACCATCAATAAGTTTGATTGGAATACATTAGTCACCAGCAGAGAAGCCTATATTGATAGAATACATGGGTCATATGATCGAGGTTTAGAAAACAATAAAGTCACCTTAGTGAGAGGTTATGGCCGCTTCGTTAATGAGCGAACAATAGAGGTCGATGGTCAAGAATATACTGCAGATCATATTCTTATTGCTACTGGCGGAGCACCTAGCATCCCAAATATCCCAGGTGCTGAGTATGGTATCGACTCTGATGGCTTCTTTGCGCTCAGAGAACAACCTAAACGTGTTGCCGTTATTGGAGCGGGTTATATTGCAGTTGAACTTGCAGGTGTATTGCATTCACTTGGTAGTGAAACCCACCTATTCGTACGCAAGCATGCCCCATTACGCAGTTTTGATCCAATGTTAAGCGAGGCGCTAATTGAATCAATGGCTACTGACGGTCCGACGCTTCATACCAATAGCACGCCAAAATCGGTCACTAAAAATAGTGATGGTAGTCTCACTCTTACACTAGAAAACGAAACAATAGCTGAAGTTGATACAGTGATCTGGGCCATTGGTCGTACGCCTTCTACTGGTAATATAGGATTAGAAAATACCCAAGTTAAACGAAATGATCGTGGCTATATTGTTGTCGATGAACAACAAAATACGACCAATTCTGGTATTTACTCTGTTGGTGATATCATCGAAGGTGGCGTCGAGCTAACACCGGTTGCCGTTAAAGCTGGCCGACTTCTTGCTGAACGCTTGTTTAATGGAATGGACGATGCAAAAATGGATTATAGCTTAATTCCCACCGTTGTCTTTAGTCATCCAGCAATCGGCACTATGGGCCTTTCTGAGCCAGAAGCCATTGCACAGTACGGCACAGAGCAAGTCAAGTGCTACAACTCTAGCTTCACCTCTATGTACACTGCTGTTACCGCTCATCGACAAGCTTGTAAGATGAAGTTAGTTTGTGCTGGGCCAGAAGAAAAAGTTGTCGGTATCCACGGTATAGGCTTAGGCATGGATGAAATCCTACAGGGTTTTGGTGTGGCCATGAAGATGGGGGCAACGAAAGCTCAGTTCGATGCTGTTGTTGCCATCCACCCCACTGGGGCCGAAGAGTTTGTCACTTTAAGATAG